One Phycisphaera mikurensis NBRC 102666 DNA window includes the following coding sequences:
- a CDS encoding endonuclease/exonuclease/phosphatase family protein has translation MLPSSEPHVPFYKPLKHAPAAERKRTIRGIQRLRAQLAEAGFPGKKTAETLILGTWNLRNFDDDRFGHGPRTDESLHYLAEIVARFDALAVQEIGEDLGPLQRLLALAGPQYDYLLTDVTHSGLGGNRERLGFVYDRHKVRFTGVSGEIVLPDRLLIGRDGGAGGAGGRQFARTPFGAAFHSGWFKFVFSTVHVYFGAAGRNSPQYERRVQEIEAVAGYLAAEAGSSEANHVLVGDFNIVAPGSDGFNALERAGFTAVQNRRGSNADQTKFYDQISFLSKRNELLLRDPERDDRVFQFFDSVYRDGDFRMHRSTMKKLLRAKIEAAAAEARDGRTKRIRTRAARRVESLTALAADDAALEAYYPTWRTFQMSDHLPLWVEIKIDFSDAYLEKLLG, from the coding sequence GTGCTCCCTTCTTCCGAGCCCCACGTGCCCTTCTACAAGCCGCTCAAGCACGCGCCCGCCGCCGAGCGGAAGCGCACGATCCGGGGCATCCAGCGGTTGCGGGCGCAGCTCGCCGAGGCCGGGTTCCCGGGGAAGAAGACGGCCGAGACGCTGATCCTCGGCACCTGGAACCTCCGGAACTTCGACGACGACCGCTTCGGCCACGGCCCGCGGACCGACGAGTCCCTGCACTACCTCGCGGAGATCGTCGCCCGCTTCGACGCGCTCGCCGTGCAGGAGATCGGTGAGGACCTCGGGCCGCTCCAGCGCCTCCTCGCCCTCGCCGGCCCGCAGTACGACTACCTGCTCACCGACGTCACCCACAGCGGGCTCGGCGGCAACCGCGAGCGGCTCGGCTTCGTCTACGACCGCCACAAGGTGAGGTTCACCGGCGTCAGCGGCGAGATCGTCCTGCCCGACCGCCTGCTCATCGGCCGCGACGGGGGGGCCGGGGGCGCCGGGGGCCGCCAGTTCGCCCGCACCCCCTTCGGGGCCGCGTTCCACAGCGGCTGGTTCAAATTCGTCTTCAGCACCGTCCACGTCTACTTCGGCGCCGCCGGCCGCAACAGCCCGCAGTACGAGCGGCGGGTGCAGGAGATCGAAGCCGTCGCCGGCTACCTCGCCGCCGAGGCGGGCTCCAGCGAAGCCAACCACGTCCTCGTCGGCGACTTCAACATCGTCGCACCCGGGAGCGACGGCTTCAACGCCCTGGAGCGTGCCGGCTTCACCGCCGTCCAGAACCGCCGCGGCAGCAACGCCGACCAGACGAAGTTCTACGACCAGATCAGCTTCCTCAGCAAGCGGAACGAGCTGCTCCTCCGCGACCCCGAGCGGGACGACCGCGTCTTCCAGTTTTTCGACAGCGTTTACCGCGACGGCGACTTCCGGATGCACCGCTCCACGATGAAGAAGCTTCTGCGGGCGAAGATCGAAGCCGCCGCCGCCGAAGCCAGGGACGGCCGCACCAAGCGGATCCGCACCCGCGCCGCGAGGCGGGTCGAAAGCCTCACCGCCCTGGCCGCCGACGACGCCGCGCTGGAGGCGTACTACCCCACGTGGCGGACCTTCCAGATGAGCGACCACCTCCCCCTGTGGGTCGAGATCAAGATCGATTTCTCTGACGCGTACCTGGAGAAGCTGCTCGGGTAG
- a CDS encoding DUF4332 domain-containing protein encodes MAYKIIELEGIGPVKSVKYNTAGIETTEQLLDACGDAKKRRAFAAEHGMDASEVLRHVNMADLMRISGVGEEYSDLLEAAGVDTVKELRTRNPQNLTASMAAVNEAKKLVRSLPTESKVAGWISQAKELEPRVTH; translated from the coding sequence ATGGCCTACAAGATCATCGAACTCGAGGGCATCGGCCCGGTCAAGAGCGTCAAGTACAACACCGCCGGCATCGAAACGACCGAGCAGCTGCTCGACGCGTGCGGCGACGCGAAGAAGCGCCGAGCCTTCGCGGCCGAGCACGGCATGGACGCCTCGGAGGTGCTGCGGCACGTGAACATGGCGGACCTCATGCGGATCTCCGGCGTGGGCGAGGAGTACAGCGACCTGCTCGAGGCCGCCGGCGTCGACACCGTCAAGGAGCTTCGCACCCGCAACCCCCAGAACCTCACGGCCTCGATGGCGGCGGTCAACGAGGCGAAGAAGCTCGTCCGCTCGCTGCCGACCGAGAGCAAGGTCGCCGGCTGGATCAGCCAGGCCAAGGAGCTCGAGCCCCGCGTGACCCACTGA
- a CDS encoding ABC transporter permease: protein MTSPRLYLGILVGLLALFGAIAGWAYAGANVAAATGLAVVGNALVSAWLLYGLFAFRGIAWVAWLGRGVAVTLAVQALAAALWALGFEGAVRLVLGVWAMGAVFYVGLVLLRLALGRGGAVLAVGRTTLDEAIRQKAGLVFVCLALVLVPMLPLILSDTRLSYRVSNFLRYSSFVTGTLLSVMTLVLACRTVTRELDDRIAFTTLTKPLPRWKYLAGKWAGLMGLNALLVAVSGVGIYAFTAVLTADIPNQAMDRLDADAVTGQILVARVSAAPQMQSEEMFNAALSARLQELQERDPETFGEPGTGGAQLPPEVAGQVIAEVLGKWLAVPYRGSGTYRFEGLADAKERGGFAQLRLKPESRGAAPPDRKLQLNFRINGRPYRNPQTVGGVVPRLADDRYHVLEVPVEEIADDGSLTVTIENGGPGSNLGGMDQPTVAFNPSDGLQVFYRVGGFAQNLAAAMTLLWVRLGFLTALGLAAATFLGFPVAVLFCGLVFAAATGSGYLSESLASYAAFPTAGLPLWRQAIGFVELLYSKLAAGEVVDALKAIIRLVGELFAFFVPSLGGYNPTPLLADGQAITAELLGRAFFWVGLVWSGAVFLFGVLVFQRREIAQVTV, encoded by the coding sequence ATGACCTCCCCACGCCTCTACCTCGGGATTCTCGTCGGCCTGCTGGCGCTCTTCGGAGCGATCGCCGGCTGGGCCTATGCGGGCGCGAACGTGGCCGCCGCGACGGGGCTGGCCGTCGTGGGGAACGCGCTGGTCTCCGCCTGGCTGCTCTACGGGCTGTTCGCCTTCCGCGGCATCGCGTGGGTGGCTTGGCTCGGGCGCGGCGTCGCGGTCACGCTGGCGGTGCAGGCGTTGGCGGCGGCGTTGTGGGCGTTGGGCTTCGAGGGGGCGGTGCGGCTGGTCCTGGGCGTCTGGGCGATGGGCGCCGTCTTCTACGTCGGGCTCGTGCTGCTGCGGCTGGCCCTCGGCCGCGGCGGGGCGGTGCTCGCGGTGGGGCGGACCACGCTCGACGAAGCCATCCGGCAGAAGGCGGGCCTGGTGTTCGTCTGCCTGGCGCTCGTGCTCGTGCCGATGCTGCCTCTGATCCTCTCGGACACCCGGCTGTCGTACCGCGTCAGCAACTTCCTCCGCTACAGCAGCTTCGTGACGGGCACGCTGTTGTCGGTGATGACCCTCGTGCTCGCCTGCCGCACCGTGACCCGCGAGCTGGACGACCGCATCGCCTTCACGACGCTGACCAAGCCGCTGCCGCGGTGGAAGTACCTCGCGGGGAAGTGGGCCGGGCTGATGGGCCTCAACGCCCTGCTCGTCGCCGTCTCCGGCGTCGGCATCTACGCGTTCACGGCGGTGCTGACCGCCGACATCCCCAACCAGGCGATGGACCGGCTCGACGCCGACGCGGTCACGGGCCAGATCCTCGTCGCCCGCGTGAGCGCCGCCCCGCAGATGCAGAGCGAGGAGATGTTCAACGCGGCGCTCTCGGCGAGGCTGCAGGAGCTGCAGGAGCGCGACCCCGAGACCTTCGGCGAGCCCGGCACCGGCGGGGCCCAGCTGCCTCCGGAGGTCGCGGGGCAGGTCATCGCCGAGGTGCTCGGCAAGTGGCTCGCGGTGCCCTACCGCGGCTCGGGCACGTACCGCTTCGAGGGCCTGGCCGACGCGAAGGAGCGGGGCGGCTTCGCCCAGCTGCGGCTGAAACCCGAGTCGCGTGGAGCGGCCCCGCCCGACCGCAAGCTGCAGCTGAACTTCCGCATCAACGGCCGGCCCTACCGCAACCCGCAAACCGTCGGCGGCGTCGTGCCGCGGCTGGCGGACGACCGCTACCACGTGCTCGAGGTGCCCGTCGAGGAGATCGCCGACGACGGCAGCCTCACCGTGACGATCGAGAACGGCGGGCCGGGCTCGAACCTCGGCGGCATGGACCAGCCCACCGTCGCCTTCAACCCCAGCGACGGGCTGCAGGTCTTCTACCGCGTGGGCGGGTTCGCGCAGAACCTCGCGGCGGCGATGACGCTGCTCTGGGTGCGGCTGGGGTTCCTCACCGCGTTGGGGCTGGCGGCGGCGACGTTCCTGGGGTTCCCGGTCGCGGTCCTCTTCTGCGGGCTTGTGTTCGCGGCGGCGACCGGCAGCGGTTACCTCTCCGAGTCGCTCGCGAGCTACGCCGCCTTCCCCACCGCCGGGCTCCCGCTCTGGCGGCAGGCGATCGGCTTCGTCGAGCTGCTCTACAGCAAGCTCGCCGCGGGCGAGGTCGTCGACGCGCTCAAGGCGATCATCCGGCTCGTCGGCGAGCTCTTCGCCTTCTTCGTCCCGTCGCTCGGCGGCTACAACCCGACCCCGCTGCTCGCGGACGGCCAGGCGATCACCGCGGAGCTGCTGGGACGGGCCTTCTTCTGGGTCGGCCTCGTCTGGAGCGGCGCCGTCTTCCTCTTCGGCGTGCTGGTCTTCCAGCGGCGGGAGATCGCCCAGGTCACGGTGTGA
- the secA gene encoding preprotein translocase subunit SecA produces MVIQALSKSMSRVFGSRNDRVIKKYRARAAAVLDWEPKIRPLTDAEITEKTVEFNRRHVDENEEMADMLPEVMAVAREAMDRSVGIRNAFNPEHRSKFAADKLSPEMRSLWEELCAKADAITPRPVLGGDPAPGHLLVDVPNAFYDAVREIYDVSRPPFRARPFDVQIIGAMVLSEGRIAEMRTGEGKTIVAPLACYPACIEGMQGHVVTVNDYLVQRDRDWVFPFYLALGLNVGAIHPHHQQPPQMKGQAYMCNVVYGTNSEFGFDYLRDNMKENPAEQVQKRRDFCIVDEIDSILIDEARTPLIISGPAHADAPRYELADRIARHLFEKQRQWDAKDKKFKAAELRAKGLEGDIRNARDKSRIKAMRAELKELQAELPELEADRDTHPQYYEVEPERKAAHVTHEGIAEAQKIANIGSFYVGDNIDFPHLLTNAVRAHTVYKRDQQYVVQGGEVVIVDEFTGRLMVGRQWSDGLHQAVEQKEKVKVKEETQTLATVTIQNYFKLYDRLAGMTGTAITEATEFGEIYKLDVVSIPTNRPIQRTDREDLIFLSEKDKWNAIVDEVERVHNLGRPVLVGTTSVDKSEMLSELLRKRHGIKHEVLNAKAEHAEREGNIVEDAGHLAAVMIATNMAGRGTDIKLQPISRDMLLEHWKKRDMIPAAATVQMSDDQLVAMSYRHQAVRALGISKSEAEAVADADLRLRLFRHWAVQDAFVEEKKAAAMTLEQCVEALDGIADYQRHRLEVFPSIERMGGLHIVGTERHESRRIDNQLRGRAGRQGDRGSSRFFISLEDDLMKQFAGDKTKYILSKLGMKEGDAIEHGMVSRSVERAQRKVEERNYEIRKNLLEYDEVMEFQRNDFYKLRQSVIEGRKISETVHDYLSESVDDAADRYLAKDYTRTQVAEWCLAEHDISVDPARIQLHTLHELEEIVRRSAKEESMALIDMTVDEYLSMDTPTEDWDFAGVQAWAKSKLGVHLDGDALRQMNPTSLKRELGDRYAEVIDAKDLTGLEKFIDTDPGRRDLAGWMGQQFGVEVPVEELSDKSAEEARRVATEKVEAAYRQREIDVPCEAVVNQLLADLQSGEQNQAGLRLLGYAKIRLREDWKPEDINGKTPQDIFEKLRDSTKAWLEPGGKLEQEAKEIGVKFADDEEGLAKWVKERHGAQLHPEAFEQARKDAKEAGEEGRWAERMIERIGRDVFRGDLTRLERYVLLQIIDQAWKDHLYAMDSLKNAVGMRGYAEKDPRIEYKREGANLYNEMQGSTRNRVAELVFRAKLQPQQMAPRRPAGPAPVQGVSAAAVAEALGIGTETEAQKHGGPELEGDETRVVDPAAAAATPPLPEPDSASAQPEAEAASPDEKADEGGEPGMTRKQRRAKEAEERRNRKRDA; encoded by the coding sequence ATGGTCATCCAGGCCCTCTCCAAGTCGATGTCGCGAGTCTTCGGCTCCCGCAACGACCGCGTCATCAAGAAGTATCGCGCCCGCGCTGCGGCCGTCCTCGATTGGGAGCCGAAGATTCGGCCGCTCACGGACGCCGAAATCACCGAAAAGACCGTCGAGTTCAACCGCCGCCACGTCGACGAGAACGAGGAGATGGCGGACATGCTCCCCGAGGTCATGGCCGTCGCCCGCGAGGCGATGGACCGCTCGGTGGGGATCCGCAACGCCTTCAACCCCGAGCACCGCTCCAAGTTCGCCGCCGACAAGCTCAGCCCCGAGATGAGGTCGCTCTGGGAAGAGCTCTGCGCCAAGGCGGACGCGATCACGCCCCGCCCCGTGCTCGGGGGCGATCCCGCGCCCGGCCACCTGCTCGTCGACGTGCCCAACGCCTTCTACGACGCGGTGCGCGAGATCTACGACGTCTCCCGCCCGCCCTTCCGCGCCCGGCCCTTCGACGTGCAGATCATCGGCGCCATGGTCCTCTCCGAGGGCCGGATCGCGGAGATGCGGACGGGCGAGGGCAAGACGATCGTCGCCCCGCTCGCCTGCTATCCGGCCTGCATCGAGGGCATGCAGGGGCACGTGGTCACCGTGAACGACTACCTCGTGCAGCGCGACCGCGACTGGGTCTTCCCCTTCTACCTGGCGTTGGGCCTGAACGTGGGGGCGATCCACCCCCACCACCAGCAGCCGCCGCAGATGAAGGGGCAGGCTTACATGTGCAACGTCGTGTACGGCACGAATTCGGAGTTCGGATTCGATTACCTGCGCGACAACATGAAGGAGAACCCCGCCGAGCAGGTGCAGAAGCGGCGCGACTTCTGCATCGTCGACGAGATCGACTCGATCCTCATCGACGAAGCCCGCACCCCGCTGATCATCTCCGGCCCGGCCCACGCCGACGCCCCACGGTACGAGCTGGCGGACCGCATCGCCCGCCACCTCTTCGAGAAGCAGCGGCAGTGGGACGCGAAGGACAAGAAGTTCAAGGCCGCCGAGCTGCGGGCCAAGGGCCTCGAGGGCGACATCCGCAACGCGCGCGACAAGTCGAGGATCAAAGCCATGCGGGCGGAGCTCAAGGAGCTCCAGGCCGAGCTGCCGGAGCTGGAGGCCGACCGCGACACCCACCCGCAGTACTACGAGGTGGAGCCGGAACGCAAAGCCGCTCACGTCACCCACGAGGGCATCGCCGAGGCGCAGAAGATCGCGAACATCGGCAGCTTCTACGTGGGCGACAACATCGACTTCCCGCACCTGCTCACCAACGCGGTGCGGGCGCACACCGTCTACAAGCGCGACCAGCAGTACGTGGTGCAGGGCGGCGAGGTCGTGATCGTCGACGAGTTCACCGGCCGCCTGATGGTGGGACGCCAGTGGAGCGACGGGCTGCACCAGGCCGTCGAGCAGAAGGAGAAGGTGAAGGTCAAGGAGGAGACGCAGACGCTCGCCACCGTCACCATCCAGAACTACTTCAAGCTGTACGACCGCCTCGCCGGCATGACCGGCACGGCGATCACCGAGGCCACCGAGTTCGGCGAGATCTACAAGCTCGACGTCGTGTCGATCCCGACCAACCGGCCGATCCAGCGGACCGATCGCGAAGACCTCATCTTCCTCTCCGAGAAAGACAAGTGGAACGCGATCGTCGACGAGGTCGAGCGGGTCCACAACCTCGGGCGTCCCGTGCTCGTCGGCACGACGAGCGTGGACAAGAGCGAGATGCTCTCGGAGCTGCTCCGCAAGCGGCACGGCATCAAGCACGAGGTGCTCAACGCCAAGGCCGAGCACGCCGAGCGGGAGGGCAACATCGTCGAGGACGCCGGGCACCTGGCGGCCGTGATGATCGCGACCAACATGGCCGGCCGGGGCACCGACATCAAGCTGCAGCCGATCAGCCGCGACATGCTGCTGGAGCATTGGAAGAAGCGCGACATGATCCCCGCCGCGGCGACGGTGCAGATGAGCGACGACCAGCTGGTGGCGATGAGCTACCGGCACCAGGCGGTCCGAGCGCTGGGCATCTCCAAGAGCGAGGCGGAGGCCGTCGCCGACGCGGACCTGCGGCTCCGGCTGTTCCGCCACTGGGCCGTGCAGGACGCCTTCGTCGAGGAGAAGAAGGCCGCCGCGATGACGCTGGAGCAGTGCGTGGAAGCGCTGGACGGGATCGCCGACTACCAGCGGCACCGGCTGGAGGTGTTCCCCTCGATCGAGCGGATGGGCGGCCTGCACATCGTCGGCACCGAGCGGCACGAGAGCCGCCGCATCGACAACCAGCTCCGCGGCCGGGCCGGCCGCCAGGGCGATCGGGGCAGCTCGCGCTTCTTCATCTCGCTCGAGGACGACCTGATGAAGCAGTTCGCCGGCGACAAGACCAAGTACATCCTCTCGAAGCTGGGCATGAAGGAGGGCGACGCGATCGAGCACGGCATGGTCAGCCGCAGCGTCGAGCGGGCCCAGCGGAAGGTCGAGGAGCGGAACTACGAGATCCGCAAGAACCTGCTCGAGTACGACGAGGTGATGGAGTTCCAGCGGAACGACTTCTACAAGCTGCGGCAGAGCGTGATCGAGGGCCGCAAGATCTCCGAAACGGTGCACGATTACCTGAGCGAGTCCGTGGACGACGCCGCCGACCGCTACCTCGCGAAGGACTACACGCGCACGCAGGTGGCCGAGTGGTGCCTTGCCGAGCACGACATCAGCGTCGACCCGGCGCGCATCCAGCTGCACACGCTGCACGAGCTCGAGGAGATCGTCCGGCGGTCGGCCAAGGAGGAGAGCATGGCCCTCATCGACATGACCGTCGACGAGTACCTCTCGATGGACACGCCCACCGAGGACTGGGACTTCGCCGGGGTGCAGGCCTGGGCGAAGAGCAAGCTCGGCGTGCACCTCGACGGCGACGCGCTGCGCCAGATGAACCCCACCTCGCTGAAGCGCGAGCTCGGCGACCGCTACGCCGAGGTGATCGACGCGAAGGACCTCACCGGGCTCGAGAAGTTCATCGACACCGACCCCGGCCGCCGCGACCTCGCCGGGTGGATGGGCCAGCAGTTCGGGGTGGAGGTTCCCGTGGAGGAGCTCAGCGACAAGTCCGCCGAGGAGGCCCGCCGCGTCGCCACCGAGAAGGTGGAAGCCGCTTACCGGCAGCGGGAGATCGACGTTCCCTGCGAAGCGGTCGTCAACCAGTTGCTCGCCGATCTGCAGTCCGGCGAGCAGAACCAGGCCGGCCTGCGGCTGCTGGGGTACGCGAAGATCCGCCTGCGGGAGGACTGGAAGCCCGAGGACATCAACGGCAAGACCCCCCAGGACATCTTCGAGAAGCTGCGGGACTCGACGAAGGCCTGGCTGGAGCCCGGCGGCAAGCTCGAGCAGGAGGCCAAGGAGATCGGCGTGAAGTTCGCCGACGACGAGGAGGGCCTGGCCAAGTGGGTGAAAGAGCGCCACGGGGCCCAGCTGCACCCCGAGGCGTTCGAGCAGGCGCGAAAGGACGCCAAAGAGGCGGGCGAGGAGGGGCGTTGGGCGGAGCGGATGATCGAGCGGATCGGCCGCGACGTCTTCCGCGGCGACCTCACCCGCTTGGAGCGCTACGTCCTCCTGCAGATCATCGACCAGGCCTGGAAGGACCACCTCTACGCGATGGACTCGCTGAAGAATGCCGTGGGGATGCGGGGCTACGCCGAGAAGGACCCGCGGATCGAGTACAAGCGGGAGGGGGCGAACCTCTACAACGAGATGCAGGGTTCGACGCGGAACCGCGTGGCGGAGCTGGTATTCCGGGCGAAGCTGCAGCCGCAGCAGATGGCCCCGCGGCGGCCGGCGGGCCCGGCGCCGGTGCAGGGCGTCTCCGCCGCCGCCGTCGCCGAGGCGCTGGGCATCGGCACCGAAACCGAGGCCCAGAAGCACGGCGGCCCGGAGCTGGAGGGCGACGAGACGCGCGTGGTGGACCCCGCCGCCGCCGCGGCGACGCCGCCGCTGCCCGAGCCCGATTCCGCGTCCGCTCAGCCCGAAGCGGAGGCGGCGTCCCCGGACGAGAAGGCCGACGAGGGCGGCGAGCCCGGGATGACGCGGAAGCAGCGCCGGGCGAAGGAGGCCGAGGAGCGTCGCAACCGGAAGCGCGACGCCTGA
- a CDS encoding tRNA (cytidine(34)-2'-O)-methyltransferase — MSGPTHEPPARFHAVQYHPAIPQNTGNIARTCVAFGARLHLIHPMKFAIDEHKVQRAGLDYWPLLDLTQHADDDAFLAWLGGRRPWLVSKHLDGVSHRFDEAAYTRGDVLIFGNENSGLPATWHDRWPDRRVHVPMPGPLHGRGNVRSLNVANTVAILLAQATLSA; from the coding sequence ATGAGCGGGCCCACGCATGAGCCGCCGGCCCGCTTCCACGCGGTGCAGTACCACCCGGCGATCCCGCAGAACACGGGCAACATCGCCCGCACCTGCGTCGCCTTCGGGGCCCGGTTGCACCTCATCCACCCGATGAAGTTCGCCATCGACGAGCACAAGGTGCAGCGGGCCGGGCTGGACTACTGGCCGCTGCTGGACCTCACGCAGCACGCCGACGACGACGCCTTCCTGGCGTGGCTCGGCGGCCGCCGGCCTTGGCTCGTGAGCAAGCACCTCGATGGCGTGAGCCACCGCTTCGACGAGGCCGCGTACACGCGCGGCGACGTGCTGATCTTCGGCAACGAGAACAGCGGCCTCCCGGCCACCTGGCACGACCGCTGGCCAGACCGCCGCGTGCACGTGCCGATGCCCGGCCCGCTGCACGGCCGCGGCAACGTGCGCAGCCTCAACGTCGCGAACACCGTCGCGATCCTGCTGGCCCAGGCAACGCTGAGCGCCTGA
- a CDS encoding carboxyl transferase: MPAPSDSVRFVDCSLRDGHQSLLATRMSGSQVEAVLPHLARAGYERLELWGGAVPDASLRFTHEDPFERLDRARAALDLHAPRDRPVQVRSLCRGQNLFGYSPYPDNVVTAFLKEAVRSGSAPANAADAEAPARRNKPHGAGAHRIRVFDALNDARNLVTATMATKAFNGEVEAALCYTTSPVHTPEAFSAFAVAAVDAGADALAIKDMAGLLHPADVAPLVAALRVAAPGLELTLHVHCTTGLGVAACVAGLLCGVDCIDTGHGPLAGGSAQPPVELMCWFADRLGVRHGLDAGTFPAIDAAMRAARTELAHADGAAAIPSPWPLEPGDDDRRALAEALALLRTGERPDGDAAVWIIDEELMRPRGYPAADTTHLDSQIPGGMISNLESQLRDQGKIELLPEILEEVPRVRAAAGYPPLVTPTSQIVGSQAAFNVMLQEPYKQVSMAFRDLLTGRYGRLPGPVDPAVLKIAAGDTKPFRERPADLIPDASFNALLQRHGGRIRSHRDLLLLLLFPQPAGKFLERRAAASAT, from the coding sequence ATGCCTGCCCCCTCCGACTCCGTCCGCTTCGTCGACTGCAGCCTCCGCGACGGGCACCAGTCGCTGCTGGCGACGCGGATGAGCGGGTCTCAGGTCGAGGCGGTCCTGCCGCACCTCGCCCGGGCCGGGTACGAGCGGCTGGAGCTCTGGGGCGGCGCGGTGCCCGACGCGTCGCTTCGCTTCACGCACGAGGACCCCTTCGAGCGGCTCGACCGCGCCCGCGCCGCGCTCGACCTGCACGCCCCGCGCGACCGGCCGGTGCAGGTCCGCTCGCTGTGCCGCGGCCAGAACCTCTTCGGCTACAGCCCCTACCCCGACAACGTCGTGACGGCCTTCCTCAAGGAAGCGGTCCGCAGCGGGTCGGCGCCCGCCAACGCGGCCGACGCGGAAGCACCCGCTCGCCGCAACAAGCCGCACGGGGCCGGTGCCCACCGGATCCGCGTCTTCGACGCGCTCAACGACGCCCGCAACCTCGTCACCGCCACGATGGCGACCAAGGCCTTTAACGGCGAGGTGGAGGCCGCCCTCTGCTACACGACCTCGCCGGTGCACACCCCCGAGGCGTTCTCCGCGTTCGCGGTCGCGGCCGTCGACGCGGGCGCCGACGCCCTCGCCATCAAGGACATGGCCGGCTTGCTCCACCCCGCCGACGTCGCGCCGCTGGTCGCTGCGCTGCGGGTCGCGGCGCCGGGGCTCGAGCTCACGCTGCACGTGCACTGCACCACCGGCCTGGGCGTGGCGGCCTGCGTCGCCGGCCTGCTCTGCGGGGTCGACTGCATCGACACCGGGCACGGCCCGCTGGCCGGCGGCAGCGCTCAGCCGCCGGTGGAGCTGATGTGCTGGTTCGCCGACCGGCTCGGTGTCCGCCACGGCCTCGACGCCGGCACGTTCCCCGCCATCGACGCCGCCATGCGGGCCGCCCGGACCGAGCTCGCCCACGCCGACGGTGCCGCCGCGATCCCCTCTCCCTGGCCGCTGGAGCCGGGCGACGACGACCGTCGAGCGCTGGCGGAGGCGCTGGCGCTGCTCCGCACCGGCGAGCGGCCCGACGGCGACGCGGCCGTATGGATCATCGACGAGGAGCTGATGCGGCCCCGCGGCTACCCGGCGGCCGACACCACGCACCTCGACAGCCAGATCCCCGGGGGGATGATCTCCAACCTCGAGAGCCAGCTGCGGGACCAGGGCAAGATCGAGCTGCTGCCGGAGATCCTCGAGGAGGTCCCGCGGGTGCGGGCCGCCGCGGGGTACCCGCCGCTGGTCACGCCGACCAGCCAGATCGTCGGCAGCCAGGCCGCCTTCAACGTGATGCTCCAGGAGCCGTACAAGCAGGTGTCGATGGCCTTCCGCGACCTGCTCACCGGCCGCTACGGGCGGCTGCCCGGCCCGGTCGACCCGGCGGTGCTGAAGATCGCGGCCGGCGACACCAAGCCCTTCCGCGAGCGGCCGGCGGACCTGATCCCCGACGCCAGCTTCAATGCGCTGCTCCAACGCCACGGCGGGCGGATCCGCAGCCACCGCGACCTCCTCCTGCTGCTGCTCTTCCCGCAGCCTGCCGGCAAGTTCCTGGAGCGGCGGGCGGCCGCAAGCGCGACCTGA
- a CDS encoding anthranilate synthase component II: MILLIDNYDSFTWNLVQRIGELLVAEGRDPGELPLRVVRNDAITADQAEALEPTHVIVSPGPCTPKEAGVSGEVIGRLAGKVPLLGVCLGHQAIGERHGMTVGRHRLLMHGKTSEISHDGATLFRGLPQPMTAMRYHSLVVDAATVDADRFEVSAWCDDLLPGDREPTRVVMGLRARAGVFGPAPLEGVQFHPESFMTPEGPAMLANFLGLPRPRTAAVAGVSTPPSAA; the protein is encoded by the coding sequence GTGATCCTCCTGATCGACAACTACGACAGCTTCACCTGGAACCTCGTGCAGCGGATCGGCGAGCTGCTCGTGGCCGAGGGCCGCGACCCCGGCGAGCTCCCCCTCCGCGTCGTCCGCAACGACGCGATCACCGCCGATCAGGCGGAGGCGCTGGAGCCGACGCACGTGATCGTCTCGCCGGGCCCCTGCACCCCCAAGGAGGCCGGGGTCAGCGGCGAGGTCATCGGGCGCCTCGCCGGCAAGGTCCCGCTGCTCGGGGTCTGCCTGGGCCACCAGGCGATCGGCGAGCGGCACGGCATGACGGTGGGCCGGCACCGGCTGCTGATGCACGGGAAGACGAGCGAGATCTCGCACGACGGGGCCACGCTGTTCCGCGGCCTCCCGCAGCCGATGACGGCGATGCGCTACCACTCGCTGGTGGTCGACGCGGCGACCGTGGACGCGGACCGCTTCGAGGTCTCGGCCTGGTGCGACGACCTGCTGCCCGGGGACCGCGAGCCGACGCGGGTGGTGATGGGGCTGCGGGCGCGGGCGGGCGTGTTCGGTCCGGCTCCGCTGGAGGGCGTGCAGTTCCACCCCGAGAGCTTCATGACGCCGGAAGGGCCGGCCATGCTCGCGAACTTCCTGGGCTTGCCCCGACCGCGGACCGCGGCGGTGGCCGGCGTCTCGACGCCGCCGTCCGCGGCATGA